A single region of the Streptomyces virginiae genome encodes:
- the gap gene encoding type I glyceraldehyde-3-phosphate dehydrogenase, protein MTIRVGINGFGRIGRNYFRALLEQGADIEIVGVNDLTDNATLVHLLKYDTILGRLKAEVSHTDDSITVGGQTFKTFAERDPANLPWGELGADIVIESTGIFTKKADAAKHIAAGAKKVLISAPAKDEDITIVMGVNHDKYDAANHHVISNASCTTNCVAPMAKVLDENFGIVKGMMTTVHAYTNDQRILDFPHSDLRRARAAAENIIPTSTGAAKATALVLPQLKGKLDGIAMRVPVPTGSVTDLVLELSRETTVEEINAAFQKASEGQLKGILDYTEDAIVSSDIVNWPASCTFDSSLTMVQDGTQVKVVGWYDNEWGYSNRLVDLTVFVGGQL, encoded by the coding sequence GTGACGATCCGCGTAGGCATCAACGGTTTTGGCCGAATTGGCCGCAACTATTTCCGGGCGCTCCTGGAGCAGGGAGCGGACATCGAGATCGTCGGTGTCAACGACCTGACTGACAACGCGACCCTGGTGCATCTGCTCAAGTACGACACCATCCTGGGCCGCCTCAAGGCCGAGGTCTCCCACACCGACGACAGCATCACCGTCGGCGGCCAGACCTTCAAGACCTTCGCCGAGCGTGACCCCGCCAACCTCCCCTGGGGAGAGCTGGGCGCCGACATCGTCATCGAGTCGACCGGCATCTTCACGAAGAAGGCCGACGCCGCCAAGCACATCGCGGCGGGCGCGAAGAAGGTCCTCATCTCGGCTCCGGCCAAGGACGAGGACATCACCATCGTGATGGGCGTCAACCACGACAAGTACGACGCGGCCAACCACCACGTCATCTCCAACGCCTCCTGCACCACCAACTGTGTGGCGCCGATGGCCAAGGTCCTCGACGAGAACTTCGGCATCGTCAAGGGCATGATGACGACGGTCCACGCGTACACGAACGACCAGCGCATCCTGGACTTCCCGCACTCGGACCTGCGTCGCGCCCGCGCCGCGGCCGAGAACATCATCCCGACCTCCACCGGTGCCGCCAAGGCCACCGCGCTGGTCCTCCCGCAGCTCAAGGGCAAGCTCGACGGCATCGCCATGCGCGTCCCGGTCCCGACCGGCTCGGTGACCGACCTGGTGCTGGAGCTCTCCCGCGAGACCACGGTGGAAGAGATCAACGCGGCCTTCCAGAAGGCTTCGGAGGGGCAGCTCAAGGGCATCCTCGACTACACCGAGGACGCGATCGTCTCTTCCGACATCGTGAACTGGCCCGCGTCCTGCACCTTCGACTCCTCCCTGACCATGGTTCAGGACGGCACGCAGGTGAAGGTCGTCGGTTGGTACGACAACGAGTGGGGCTACTCCAACCGTCTCGTCGACCTCACCGTCTTCGTCGGCGGTCAGCTCTAA
- a CDS encoding M14 family metallopeptidase, protein MSHRARSILAASALVFGTTLAVLPAAAQAQPVPGAASGADEVRVYDADITREQVPLVLAAGQDAHELTERAPETGTAHVELFLSGAQAEELAAQGVKLAERKVPAQGLARTKAAGDGVFRPYSGKGGLQEEILRTAQENPGLTKVVSIGKTVQGKDILALKVSKNAKKTKDGDKPSVLYMSNQHAREWITPEMTRRLMHHTIDNYGKDQRITKLVDSSELWFLLSANPDGYDYTHAADGQRLWRKNLRDNNGDGKSGPGDGVDLNRNFAFKWGYDNEGSSPNQANETYRGPSASSEPETVALDRFEKRIGFDYAINYHSAAELILYGVGWQVATPTPDDIAYKALAGTPENPAVPGYYPQVSSELYTTNGEADGHASNVNGIMMFTPEMTTCQTASASDPNDQWKPEDCASGFNFPDDEKLIQAEFAKNIPFALSVGESAATPDRPKSSLGLTAADFTVDAFATSYVARGEDQTVSVTARKALKDKELNFRINGGRTHDEDLTPWKGGEVYGGDDNNWFDEYRAEVDGAKPGDKVEVWFTGRDRSGKQVASEHFTYTVAERPRADVLVIAEEGAKAQHAQTYVDALRANGRSAAVWDVAVQGVPHHLGVLSHFGTAVHYTGAKTPGGDTQLAVRDFLNEGGKLIEAGELAGGNAQVGRAVTNDFSQYWLGAYSRTSTAGATGFAGAGALNGARGTVGDAAGNPLNAPGGYTVTSETLAPAQFPQFRSAQAGAFTGVVNPYAPYAGTGMAAALHTDDDWKRLVRTIDLTGVTAADLPQLKLALNWNVEEGYDHAALEARTAGGDDWTTLPDTGGLSSSTVPEECAAGFFVNGHPFLRHYLTLDAAGCSPQGTSGTWNSFTGSSGGWKQVSFDLSAYAGRTVELSLSYITDPGSGGRGVFADEARLSVRGADQPVEGFETSLGAWTAQPAPAGSPEVAGDWARSGELFKSYAAVTTRDTVLLGFGLEHMPTAADRALLVGKALRTLHR, encoded by the coding sequence ATGAGTCACCGCGCGAGATCGATCCTCGCCGCAAGCGCACTCGTCTTCGGAACCACACTCGCCGTGCTACCCGCCGCGGCGCAGGCCCAGCCGGTACCCGGCGCCGCATCCGGCGCCGACGAGGTACGGGTCTACGACGCCGACATCACCCGGGAACAGGTCCCGCTCGTCCTCGCCGCGGGGCAGGACGCGCACGAGCTCACCGAGCGGGCCCCGGAGACCGGGACGGCCCACGTCGAGCTCTTCCTCAGCGGCGCCCAGGCCGAGGAACTCGCCGCCCAGGGCGTCAAGCTGGCCGAGCGCAAGGTTCCCGCCCAGGGCCTCGCCCGTACCAAGGCCGCCGGGGACGGGGTGTTCCGCCCGTACAGCGGCAAGGGCGGTCTCCAGGAGGAGATCCTGCGCACCGCGCAGGAGAACCCGGGGCTCACCAAGGTCGTCTCCATCGGCAAGACCGTCCAGGGCAAGGACATCCTCGCCCTGAAGGTCAGCAAGAACGCCAAGAAGACCAAGGACGGCGACAAGCCGTCGGTCCTCTACATGTCCAACCAGCACGCCCGTGAGTGGATCACCCCCGAGATGACCCGGCGGCTGATGCACCACACCATCGACAACTACGGCAAGGACCAGCGGATCACCAAGCTGGTGGACTCCAGCGAGCTGTGGTTCCTGCTCTCCGCCAACCCGGACGGGTACGACTACACGCACGCGGCCGACGGCCAGCGGCTGTGGCGCAAGAACCTGCGCGACAACAACGGCGACGGGAAGAGCGGCCCCGGCGACGGGGTCGACCTCAACCGGAACTTCGCCTTCAAGTGGGGTTACGACAACGAGGGCTCCTCGCCGAACCAGGCGAACGAGACCTACCGCGGCCCGAGCGCCTCCTCCGAGCCGGAGACCGTCGCCCTCGACCGCTTCGAGAAGCGCATCGGTTTCGACTACGCCATCAACTACCACTCCGCCGCCGAGCTGATCCTCTACGGCGTGGGCTGGCAGGTCGCCACCCCCACCCCCGACGACATCGCCTACAAGGCACTCGCCGGCACCCCGGAGAACCCCGCCGTCCCGGGCTACTACCCGCAGGTCTCCTCCGAGCTCTACACCACCAACGGCGAGGCAGACGGCCACGCCTCCAACGTCAACGGCATCATGATGTTCACGCCGGAGATGACCACCTGCCAGACCGCCTCGGCGAGCGACCCGAACGATCAGTGGAAGCCCGAGGACTGCGCCTCCGGCTTCAACTTCCCGGACGACGAGAAGCTCATCCAGGCGGAGTTCGCCAAGAACATCCCCTTCGCGCTCTCCGTCGGCGAGAGCGCCGCGACCCCGGACCGGCCCAAGTCCTCGCTGGGCCTGACCGCCGCCGACTTCACCGTGGACGCCTTCGCCACCTCCTACGTCGCCCGTGGCGAGGACCAGACGGTCTCCGTCACCGCCCGCAAGGCACTGAAGGACAAGGAACTCAACTTCCGGATCAACGGCGGCCGCACGCACGACGAGGACCTCACGCCCTGGAAGGGCGGCGAGGTCTACGGCGGCGACGACAACAACTGGTTCGACGAGTACCGCGCCGAGGTCGACGGAGCGAAGCCCGGCGACAAGGTCGAGGTCTGGTTCACCGGCCGCGACCGCTCGGGCAAGCAGGTCGCCAGTGAGCACTTCACGTACACGGTGGCCGAGCGGCCGCGCGCGGACGTGCTGGTGATCGCGGAAGAGGGCGCCAAGGCCCAGCACGCCCAGACCTACGTCGACGCCCTGCGCGCCAACGGCAGGTCGGCGGCGGTCTGGGACGTCGCCGTCCAAGGCGTCCCGCACCACCTCGGGGTCCTCTCCCACTTCGGTACGGCCGTCCACTACACGGGGGCCAAGACCCCCGGCGGCGACACCCAGTTGGCGGTGCGCGACTTCCTGAACGAGGGCGGCAAGCTGATCGAGGCCGGTGAGCTGGCGGGCGGCAACGCCCAGGTCGGCCGCGCCGTGACCAACGACTTCAGCCAGTACTGGCTCGGCGCCTACAGCCGCACGAGCACCGCCGGAGCCACCGGCTTCGCCGGCGCCGGCGCGCTGAACGGCGCGCGGGGCACCGTCGGGGACGCCGCGGGCAACCCGCTGAACGCCCCCGGCGGATACACCGTGACCTCCGAGACCCTGGCACCCGCGCAGTTCCCGCAGTTCAGGAGCGCCCAGGCGGGAGCCTTCACCGGGGTCGTGAACCCGTACGCCCCCTACGCCGGTACCGGCATGGCCGCGGCCCTGCACACCGACGACGACTGGAAGCGCCTCGTCCGCACGATCGACCTCACCGGGGTCACCGCGGCCGACCTGCCGCAGCTGAAGTTGGCGCTCAACTGGAACGTCGAGGAGGGCTACGACCATGCCGCGCTGGAGGCCCGGACCGCCGGCGGCGACGACTGGACCACCCTGCCGGACACGGGCGGTCTGAGCAGCTCGACCGTCCCGGAGGAGTGCGCGGCCGGGTTCTTCGTCAACGGCCACCCCTTCCTGCGCCACTACCTCACGCTCGACGCCGCCGGCTGCTCCCCGCAGGGCACCAGCGGAACGTGGAACAGCTTCACCGGATCCTCCGGCGGCTGGAAGCAGGTCTCCTTCGACCTGAGCGCCTACGCCGGCAGGACCGTTGAGCTCTCCCTCTCCTACATCACCGACCCGGGCTCGGGCGGCCGCGGCGTCTTCGCGGACGAGGCGCGCCTCTCCGTCAGGGGCGCAGACCAGCCCGTGGAGGGATTCGAGACGTCCCTGGGGGCCTGGACGGCCCAGCCGGCACCCGCCGGAAGCCCCGAAGTTGCCGGCGACTGGGCCCGGTCCGGGGAACTGTTCAAGTCCTACGCTGCGGTGACTACGCGTGACACGGTGTTGCTGGGCTTCGGCCTGGAACACATGCCCACCGCGGCGGACCGTGCCCTACTCGTCGGTAAGGCACTGCGCACACTGCACCGCTGA
- the whiA gene encoding DNA-binding protein WhiA — translation MAMTPAVKDEISRLPVTRTCCRKAEVSAILRFAGGLHLVSGRIVIEAELDTGIAARRLRKDILEIFGHSSDLVVMAPGGLRRGSRYVVRVVAGGDQLARQTGLVDGRGRPIRGLPPQVVSGATCDAEAAWRGAFLAHGSLTEPGRSSSLEVTCPGPEAALALVGAARRLSIAAKAREVRGVDRVVVRDGDAIGALLTRLGAHESVLAWEERRMRREVRATANRLANFDDANLRRSARAAVAAGARVQRALEILGEEVPEHLAAAGRLRMEHKQASLEELGALADPPLTKDAVAGRIRRLLAMADKRAQDLGIPGTESNLDLSEEMADNMAG, via the coding sequence ATGGCGATGACGCCTGCGGTGAAGGATGAGATCTCCCGCCTGCCTGTCACCCGGACCTGCTGCAGGAAGGCGGAGGTCTCGGCGATCCTTCGGTTCGCGGGCGGGCTGCACCTGGTGAGCGGCCGCATCGTCATCGAGGCGGAGCTGGACACGGGGATCGCCGCCAGACGCCTGCGCAAGGACATCCTGGAGATCTTCGGCCATTCCTCGGACCTGGTGGTGATGGCCCCCGGCGGACTGCGCCGCGGCAGCCGTTACGTGGTCCGCGTCGTGGCCGGCGGTGACCAGCTGGCGCGCCAGACGGGCCTCGTGGACGGCCGCGGCCGCCCCATCCGGGGTCTGCCCCCGCAGGTGGTCTCCGGGGCCACCTGCGACGCGGAGGCGGCCTGGCGCGGTGCCTTCCTGGCCCACGGCTCGCTCACCGAGCCGGGCCGGTCCTCCTCCCTGGAGGTCACCTGCCCCGGCCCGGAGGCCGCCCTGGCCCTGGTGGGCGCCGCCCGCAGGCTGTCCATCGCCGCCAAGGCACGCGAGGTGCGCGGCGTGGACCGGGTCGTGGTCCGCGACGGCGACGCGATCGGCGCCCTGCTGACCCGGCTCGGCGCGCACGAGTCGGTGCTGGCCTGGGAGGAGCGGCGGATGCGGCGCGAGGTGCGCGCCACGGCCAACCGCCTCGCCAACTTCGACGACGCCAACCTGCGCCGCTCGGCCCGGGCCGCGGTGGCCGCCGGAGCCCGCGTGCAGCGCGCGCTGGAGATCCTCGGCGAGGAGGTCCCCGAGCACCTCGCCGCGGCCGGCCGGCTGCGCATGGAGCACAAGCAGGCCTCCCTGGAGGAGCTGGGCGCGCTCGCCGACCCGCCGCTGACCAAGGACGCGGTCGCCGGCCGGATCCGCCGCCTGCTGGCGATGGCCGACAAGCGGGCCCAGGACCTCGGCATCCCGGGCACCGAGTCGAACCTCGACCTCAGCGAGGAGATGGCCGACAACATGGCCGGCTAG
- a CDS encoding gluconeogenesis factor YvcK family protein: MTSRTPRLSRLRRLTPGRGEDGVGRSGRSGRRRGATPKVVALGGGQGLSASLAALRRITGDLTAVVTVADDGGSSGRLREELGVLPPGDLRKALAALCGDDDWGQTWARVIQHRFQSEGDLHGHAVGNLLIVALWEQLGDPVQALDLVGKLLGAQGRVLPMSAVPLELQALVRGHDPARPEDVDTVRGQATVALTPGEVLSVQVVPSDPPAVPEAVAAVLDADWVVLGPGSWFSSVIPHLLVPELLDALMETKARRVLSLNLAPQPGETEGFSPQRHLEVLARHAPKLALDVVLADEAAVPDRESLADAAKRFGAAVELAPVARQDGSPKHDPELLAAAYDRIFRMHGRIGPWR, translated from the coding sequence GTGACCTCACGGACCCCGCGGCTGAGCCGCCTGCGCCGCCTCACCCCGGGACGGGGCGAGGACGGCGTGGGCCGCTCCGGCCGCTCCGGCCGCCGACGCGGTGCCACCCCCAAGGTGGTGGCGCTCGGCGGCGGCCAGGGCCTGTCGGCCTCCCTCGCCGCCCTGCGCCGGATCACCGGTGACCTCACCGCCGTGGTCACCGTCGCCGACGACGGCGGGTCCAGCGGCCGGCTCCGGGAGGAGCTCGGCGTGCTCCCGCCCGGCGACCTGCGCAAGGCGCTGGCCGCGCTGTGCGGTGACGACGACTGGGGCCAGACCTGGGCCCGGGTCATCCAGCACCGCTTCCAGTCCGAGGGCGACCTGCACGGGCACGCCGTCGGCAATCTGCTGATCGTCGCCCTGTGGGAACAGCTCGGCGATCCCGTCCAGGCCCTCGACCTGGTCGGGAAGCTGCTCGGCGCGCAGGGCCGGGTACTGCCGATGTCGGCGGTGCCGCTGGAACTCCAAGCCCTGGTCAGAGGGCACGACCCGGCCCGCCCCGAGGACGTGGACACCGTCCGCGGACAGGCCACGGTGGCACTGACCCCGGGCGAGGTGCTCTCCGTACAGGTGGTGCCGAGCGACCCGCCGGCCGTGCCGGAGGCCGTCGCCGCGGTCCTGGACGCCGACTGGGTGGTGCTCGGTCCGGGGTCCTGGTTCTCCTCGGTCATTCCGCACCTGCTGGTGCCGGAACTGCTCGACGCGCTGATGGAGACGAAGGCCCGGCGGGTGCTCTCGCTGAACCTCGCGCCGCAGCCCGGCGAAACAGAGGGCTTCTCTCCGCAGCGTCATTTGGAGGTTTTGGCCCGACACGCCCCTAAACTCGCCCTGGACGTGGTGCTGGCCGACGAGGCCGCCGTGCCCGACCGCGAGTCCCTCGCCGATGCCGCGAAACGGTTCGGTGCCGCGGTCGAGCTGGCCCCCGTGGCCAGGCAGGACGGTTCTCCGAAGCACGATCCGGAGCTGCTGGCCGCCGCGTACGACCGTATTTTTCGGATGCATGGAAGGATCGGCCCATGGCGATGA
- the rapZ gene encoding RNase adapter RapZ — MTEHETTHDRDGAQVSTGTTVEPGETAEAAIPELVIISGMSGAGRSTAAKCLEDLGWFVVDNLPPALIPTMVELGARSQGNVARIAVVVDVRGRQFFDALRESLADLDSKGVTRRIVFLESSDDALVRRFESVRRPHPLQGDGRITDGIAAERDLLRELRGDADLVIDTSSLNVHELRAKMDAQFAGDEEPELRATVMSFGYKYGLPVDADLVVDCRFIPNPHWVPELRPFTGLNEEVSGYVFSQPGAKEFLDRYTELLQLIATGYRREGKRYVTIAVGCTGGKHRSVAMSEKLAARLASEGVETVVVHRDMGRE; from the coding sequence ATGACCGAGCACGAGACCACGCACGACCGAGACGGAGCACAGGTGAGTACGGGCACGACAGTGGAGCCCGGCGAGACCGCCGAGGCGGCCATCCCCGAGCTGGTGATCATCTCCGGCATGTCCGGGGCCGGCCGCAGTACGGCGGCGAAATGTCTGGAGGACCTCGGCTGGTTCGTCGTCGACAACCTCCCGCCGGCCCTGATCCCGACCATGGTCGAGCTCGGCGCGCGCTCCCAGGGCAACGTGGCGCGCATCGCCGTCGTCGTCGACGTCCGCGGCCGCCAGTTCTTCGACGCCCTGCGTGAGTCCCTCGCCGACCTCGACAGCAAGGGCGTCACCCGCCGCATCGTCTTCCTGGAGTCCTCCGACGACGCGCTGGTCCGCCGCTTCGAGTCGGTCCGCCGCCCGCACCCCCTCCAGGGCGACGGACGCATCACCGACGGCATCGCCGCCGAGCGCGACCTGCTGCGCGAGCTGCGCGGCGACGCCGACCTGGTGATCGACACCTCCAGCCTGAACGTGCACGAGCTGCGCGCGAAGATGGACGCCCAGTTCGCGGGCGACGAGGAGCCCGAGCTGCGGGCGACCGTCATGTCCTTCGGCTACAAGTACGGCCTCCCCGTCGACGCCGACCTCGTCGTCGACTGCCGCTTCATCCCCAACCCGCACTGGGTCCCGGAGCTGCGCCCCTTCACCGGGCTCAACGAGGAGGTGTCGGGGTACGTCTTCAGCCAGCCCGGCGCCAAGGAGTTCCTCGACCGCTACACCGAGCTGCTCCAGCTCATCGCCACCGGCTACCGCCGTGAGGGCAAGCGGTACGTGACCATCGCGGTCGGCTGCACGGGCGGCAAGCACCGCAGCGTGGCCATGTCCGAGAAGCTCGCCGCCCGCCTCGCCTCCGAGGGAGTCGAGACCGTCGTCGTCCACCGGGACATGGGGCGCGAGTGA
- the uvrC gene encoding excinuclease ABC subunit UvrC has translation MADPSSYRPEPGQIPDSPGVYKFRDEHRRVIYVGKAKSLRQRLASYFQDIAGLHPRTATMVTTAASVEWTVVSTEVEALQLEYSWIKEFDPRFNVKYRDDKSYPSLAVTLNEEYPRVQVMRGPKKKGVRYFGPYGHAWAIRETVDLMLRVFPVRTCSAGVFKRSAQIGRPCLLGYIGKCSAPCVGKVTPEEHRELAEDFCDFMAGRTGAYLSRLEKEMHIAAEDMEYEKAARLRDDIGALRRAMEKNAVVLADATDADLIAVAEDELEAAVQIFHVRGGRVRGQRGWVTDKVEAVDTAGLVEHALQQLYGEEKGEAVPKEVLVPALPEDTPALSQWLAERRGSQVSLRIPQRGDKKALMETVHRNALQSLALHKTKRASDLTTRSRALEEIAEALDLDSAPLRIECFDISHLQGDDVVASMVVFEDGLARKSEYRRFQIKTFEGQDDVRSMHEVVSRRFRRYLQEKLKTGEWDPEEGEDAAGSVPEDDGRPKRFAYPPQLVVVDGGQPQVAAAKRALEELGIDDVAVCGLAKRLEEVWLPGEDDPVVLPRTSEGLYLLQRVRDEAHRFAIQYQRNKRGKRLKSGPLDEVPGLGESRKQALIKHFGSVKKLRQATIDQICEVPGIGRKTAETVAAALARAVPAGPAVNTATGEIIEDETPAPAGASSERGTEQ, from the coding sequence ATGGCCGACCCTTCCAGCTATCGCCCCGAGCCGGGCCAGATCCCGGACTCACCGGGGGTCTACAAGTTCCGCGACGAGCACCGTCGGGTGATCTACGTCGGGAAGGCCAAGAGCCTGCGCCAGCGCCTGGCCAGCTACTTCCAGGACATCGCCGGCCTGCACCCCCGTACCGCCACCATGGTGACCACGGCAGCCTCCGTCGAGTGGACCGTGGTGTCCACCGAGGTCGAGGCGCTGCAGCTGGAGTACTCCTGGATCAAGGAGTTCGACCCCCGGTTCAACGTCAAGTACCGGGACGACAAGAGCTACCCCTCCCTCGCCGTCACCCTCAACGAGGAGTACCCGAGGGTCCAGGTCATGCGGGGACCCAAGAAGAAGGGCGTGCGGTACTTCGGCCCGTACGGGCATGCCTGGGCGATCCGCGAGACCGTCGACCTGATGCTCCGGGTCTTCCCGGTACGGACCTGCTCCGCGGGCGTGTTCAAGCGGTCCGCGCAGATCGGCCGCCCCTGCCTGCTCGGCTACATCGGCAAGTGCTCCGCCCCCTGCGTCGGCAAGGTCACCCCCGAGGAACACCGCGAACTGGCCGAGGACTTCTGCGACTTCATGGCCGGCCGCACCGGCGCCTACCTCTCCCGGCTGGAGAAGGAGATGCACATCGCGGCCGAGGACATGGAGTACGAGAAGGCCGCCCGGCTGCGCGACGACATCGGGGCCCTGCGCCGGGCGATGGAGAAGAACGCCGTCGTCCTCGCCGACGCCACCGACGCCGACCTGATCGCCGTGGCCGAGGACGAGCTCGAAGCCGCCGTGCAGATCTTCCACGTACGCGGCGGCCGGGTCCGCGGCCAGCGCGGCTGGGTCACCGACAAGGTCGAGGCCGTCGACACGGCCGGGCTCGTCGAACACGCCCTCCAGCAGCTGTACGGCGAGGAGAAGGGCGAGGCCGTGCCCAAGGAGGTGCTGGTCCCCGCCCTCCCCGAGGACACGCCGGCGCTGAGCCAATGGCTTGCTGAGCGCCGGGGGTCCCAGGTCAGCCTGCGGATACCGCAGCGCGGCGACAAGAAGGCCCTGATGGAGACCGTGCACCGCAACGCGCTCCAGTCCCTCGCCCTGCACAAGACCAAGCGCGCGAGCGACCTCACCACCCGCTCCCGGGCCCTGGAGGAGATCGCCGAGGCCCTGGACCTCGACAGCGCCCCGCTGCGCATCGAGTGCTTCGACATCTCCCACCTCCAGGGTGACGACGTCGTCGCGTCCATGGTCGTCTTCGAGGACGGGCTGGCCCGCAAGAGCGAGTACCGGCGCTTCCAGATCAAGACCTTCGAGGGGCAGGACGACGTCCGCTCCATGCACGAGGTGGTCTCCCGACGCTTCCGCCGCTACCTCCAGGAGAAGCTGAAGACGGGGGAGTGGGACCCCGAGGAGGGCGAGGACGCCGCCGGTTCGGTCCCGGAGGACGACGGGCGGCCCAAGCGGTTCGCGTACCCGCCCCAGCTCGTCGTGGTCGACGGCGGACAGCCGCAGGTCGCCGCCGCCAAGCGGGCCCTGGAGGAGCTCGGGATCGACGACGTCGCCGTGTGCGGCCTGGCCAAGCGGCTGGAGGAGGTCTGGCTGCCCGGCGAGGACGACCCCGTCGTGCTGCCGCGCACCAGCGAGGGCCTCTACCTGCTCCAGCGGGTGCGTGACGAAGCCCACCGGTTCGCCATCCAGTACCAGCGGAACAAACGCGGCAAGCGCCTGAAATCCGGCCCGCTGGACGAGGTGCCCGGCCTCGGCGAGAGCCGCAAGCAGGCCCTGATCAAACACTTCGGTTCGGTGAAGAAGCTGAGACAGGCGACAATCGACCAGATCTGCGAGGTCCCGGGCATAGGTCGTAAGACGGCCGAGACCGTGGCCGCGGCCCTCGCCCGGGCGGTTCCCGCCGGTCCTGCCGTCAACACGGCCACAGGAGAGATCATTGAGGATGAGACCCCCGCGCCAGCGGGAGCATCGTCCGAACGGGGGACCGAGCAATGA
- a CDS encoding papain-like cysteine protease family protein: MRNRNRRRSPAACLTAVLTALLFALPLGTGTAAAAEAGTDSALATKRLNITMQAQTKTNWCWAAGGNTIATWFGRNHSQNQFCNAAFNRQQGSECPNNQATLGNVQTGLRWAGINPGSYVTGWLQYSTVQTEINANRPIETRIQWSNGGGHMHVVYGYDTTNNWVYWGDPWPSSDRYNWASHAWYVDNSTFSWTHSLYRIGA, translated from the coding sequence ATGCGCAACCGAAACAGGCGGCGATCCCCAGCCGCCTGCCTCACCGCCGTACTCACCGCCCTGCTGTTCGCCCTGCCCCTCGGCACCGGCACCGCCGCCGCTGCCGAGGCCGGCACCGACTCCGCCCTCGCCACCAAGCGGCTGAACATCACCATGCAGGCCCAGACGAAGACCAACTGGTGCTGGGCCGCCGGTGGCAACACCATCGCCACCTGGTTCGGCCGGAACCACAGCCAGAACCAGTTCTGCAACGCCGCCTTCAACCGCCAGCAGGGCAGCGAATGCCCCAACAACCAGGCCACCCTCGGCAACGTCCAGACCGGGCTGCGCTGGGCGGGCATCAACCCCGGCTCCTACGTGACCGGCTGGCTCCAGTACTCCACCGTCCAGACCGAGATCAACGCCAACAGGCCGATCGAGACCCGCATCCAGTGGTCGAACGGCGGCGGCCACATGCACGTCGTGTACGGCTACGACACCACGAACAACTGGGTCTACTGGGGTGACCCCTGGCCCTCCAGCGACCGCTACAACTGGGCCTCCCACGCCTGGTACGTCGACAACAGCACCTTCTCCTGGACCCACTCCCTCTACCGGATCGGGGCGTGA
- a CDS encoding Rieske (2Fe-2S) protein produces the protein MSAPQSPARRTVLKGAAALAGTAGAGATLAACSTETDSGGNTPATPTAPVDLGAAADVPVGGAKLYRENKLIVSCPAEGEYKAFSAQCTHAGCVLDKIVEGEGNCPCHGSRFDVKTGKVLRGPAATPLPAVPVRAENGKLVAG, from the coding sequence ATGTCCGCGCCGCAGTCGCCCGCCCGCCGTACCGTCCTCAAGGGCGCCGCCGCGCTCGCCGGGACCGCGGGCGCCGGAGCGACCCTCGCGGCCTGCTCCACCGAGACCGACAGCGGAGGCAACACCCCCGCCACCCCCACCGCCCCGGTCGACCTGGGTGCCGCGGCCGACGTCCCGGTGGGCGGCGCCAAGCTGTACCGGGAGAACAAGCTGATCGTCAGCTGCCCGGCGGAGGGCGAGTACAAGGCCTTCAGCGCCCAGTGCACGCACGCCGGCTGCGTCCTGGACAAGATCGTCGAGGGGGAGGGGAACTGCCCCTGCCACGGCAGCCGTTTCGACGTGAAGACCGGCAAGGTCCTGCGCGGTCCGGCCGCCACCCCGCTGCCCGCCGTCCCGGTCCGGGCCGAGAACGGCAAGCTCGTCGCGGGCTGA